A DNA window from Acetilactobacillus jinshanensis contains the following coding sequences:
- the yjeM gene encoding glutamate/gamma-aminobutyrate family transporter YjeM, with product MTAKRISLTSLVLMILSTTFGFINVPTAFDQMGYASIIWYIVGALAFFLPTSFMFAEYGSALKDSAGGIYSWIKSGLGERWAFIGGFTWLSAWVITMLFGVPNLWVSLSVMIYGHDTTQSWTFLHFNSTETLGLLSILFVIAATWISVKGLGNITWIASIGGFLATSIAFVFCILSVILIFLNHGHLAQPITGFKSFIVSPNPSFQTPVSTISFVVYAIFAYAGIESLCGVINHLKNPAKTFPHGVMIATALVFVLYTVSIILCGFVVNWKAVMGQNGVTLGNVMYVLMGNLGFSLGHGLDLSPSGTLALGHFLARYTGFANLWGGAGGFLVLAYSPIKSFMFGSNKKLWPKWSLRLNRDGMPGNVMWVQGGFLVAVLFFLTFGGNDAKALFQILTDMNNVSTAFQYILIVLAFPFFKKLANLDRPFVVYHSMKTTWVITILVLFVLAFGIGFNFVQPLLAHQYMTDFWTFLGPVIFGGGAWLFYDWHMRRETEA from the coding sequence ATGACAGCTAAGCGAATTTCACTTACTAGCTTAGTCCTAATGATTTTATCAACGACCTTTGGCTTTATTAACGTGCCAACGGCCTTTGATCAGATGGGATATGCTAGTATCATTTGGTACATTGTGGGTGCATTGGCATTCTTCCTGCCCACGTCGTTTATGTTTGCTGAATATGGTTCAGCATTAAAGGATTCCGCCGGTGGGATTTATTCCTGGATTAAATCCGGACTAGGTGAACGTTGGGCCTTTATCGGTGGCTTCACCTGGTTAAGTGCCTGGGTCATCACGATGCTGTTCGGGGTTCCAAACCTATGGGTTTCATTATCAGTTATGATTTACGGTCATGATACGACCCAGAGTTGGACGTTCCTGCATTTTAACAGTACTGAAACTTTAGGCCTGTTATCGATTCTCTTTGTCATTGCGGCAACCTGGATCTCCGTAAAGGGCCTAGGTAATATTACCTGGATCGCCTCGATCGGTGGTTTCTTAGCAACTTCAATCGCTTTTGTTTTCTGTATCTTATCCGTAATTTTGATTTTCTTGAACCATGGCCATTTGGCTCAGCCCATTACCGGTTTCAAGAGCTTTATCGTTTCGCCGAACCCAAGTTTTCAGACGCCAGTTTCCACGATTTCTTTCGTGGTTTATGCAATCTTTGCGTATGCCGGAATTGAATCCCTATGTGGGGTCATTAACCATTTAAAGAACCCAGCTAAAACGTTCCCACATGGTGTTATGATCGCGACCGCCTTAGTTTTCGTTCTTTACACGGTATCGATCATCCTTTGTGGATTCGTTGTTAACTGGAAAGCCGTAATGGGTCAAAACGGAGTTACCTTAGGTAATGTAATGTACGTATTAATGGGTAACTTAGGATTTAGTTTAGGCCACGGCTTAGACTTAAGTCCGTCTGGTACGTTGGCTCTAGGTCATTTCTTAGCTCGTTACACTGGTTTTGCTAACCTCTGGGGCGGTGCTGGTGGCTTCTTGGTATTAGCTTATTCACCAATCAAGTCATTCATGTTCGGCTCCAACAAGAAGTTATGGCCAAAGTGGAGCTTACGTCTGAACCGTGATGGCATGCCTGGCAACGTCATGTGGGTCCAGGGTGGCTTCTTAGTCGCTGTTCTGTTCTTCCTGACCTTTGGTGGTAACGATGCCAAGGCCTTATTCCAGATCTTGACCGATATGAACAACGTTTCGACTGCTTTCCAGTACATCTTGATCGTATTAGCATTCCCGTTCTTTAAGAAACTTGCTAACCTGGATCGACCGTTCGTTGTCTACCATAGTATGAAGACGACGTGGGTCATCACGATCCTGGTGCTATTCGTCTTAGCCTTCGGAATTGGTTTCAATTTCGTTCAGCCATTATTGGCTCATCAATACATGACTGATTTCTGGACCTTCTTAGGACCAGTAATCTTCGGTGGTGGTGCTTGGTTATTCTATGACTGGCACATGCGTCGTGAGACTGAAGCTTAA
- a CDS encoding RelA/SpoT family protein codes for MTKPRIWTPKDVMKKAQTYMSPAEVSKVELAYQFANKAHRGQYRKSGDKYISHPTQVAYILAGLKMDEETVCSGFLHDVVQDTPVTLKQVKAKFGDTIALIVYGVTKLDKIKYHPHKNKKLTINFRRLLLAICPDIRSMIVKLADRLHNMETLRYLPAAKQKTTSRETFDVYAPLADRLGIGAIKWRLQDLCLKYLKPEAYHKIASHLSFKRTQRNEYINSAIKQVRGFIKNLHLHHPLLYGRPKHIYSIYHKITVRHKSFDQIFDFLAMRVIVDKVSQCYAVLSAIETHWLPMPGRFKDYIANPKPNGYRSLHITVIGPKKRPFEIQIRTRKMHHIAEYGVAAHWAYKAGIKGKVHTNNNNSQLNWFKRMIAVQESKANQPVYNLKSDLFSNHVYVFTPNGDVLELPKGAGPLDVAYQIHTEVGNHAMGAKVNGKIVPLDCHLHNGDTVAIMTSTKATPSRDWYRIIKSRNAKRKIRQYFKQHDHDENVAEGRNQVLRSLRDHKYPANLINSDQIEEIANRRNFNSTEDLLAAVGYGAVGVNSIVNNLGRYVKEQRAKQDRLDEEKRIQNAANSSNKKVVLSQRPHQLEPADTTKKSFQGIVIGGINNVLVRLSHCCYPVPGDPIVGYITHGNGISIHRRDCPHIADDKSQQRLVVAHWSNSNQTSTYYATKLSIDAYDRGNLVKDIIQVGSEKAGQIISFSGGYDTQTDVTMHLKVEVHNLKQLKDLMTGLQSISKVRKVTREMSK; via the coding sequence ATGACCAAGCCACGAATATGGACGCCAAAGGACGTCATGAAGAAAGCTCAGACTTACATGAGTCCTGCCGAAGTTAGCAAGGTAGAGTTAGCTTACCAATTTGCTAACAAGGCCCACAGAGGGCAGTACCGTAAGTCTGGTGATAAGTACATTTCGCATCCAACTCAAGTTGCTTACATTTTAGCGGGATTAAAGATGGATGAAGAAACGGTTTGTTCCGGCTTTCTACATGACGTTGTCCAGGATACTCCCGTGACTCTGAAACAGGTTAAGGCCAAATTTGGTGACACCATTGCTCTAATCGTTTATGGAGTTACCAAATTAGATAAAATCAAATATCATCCGCACAAGAACAAGAAACTGACGATTAATTTCCGTCGGCTCTTATTGGCAATTTGTCCAGATATTCGATCGATGATCGTTAAACTAGCGGACCGGCTGCATAATATGGAAACTCTTCGTTATTTACCAGCAGCTAAACAAAAGACGACATCACGGGAAACGTTTGACGTCTACGCGCCGTTAGCTGACCGACTCGGGATCGGTGCGATCAAGTGGCGGTTACAGGATCTGTGCCTTAAGTATCTGAAACCTGAGGCATACCATAAGATCGCCAGTCACCTGAGTTTTAAGCGTACCCAACGTAACGAGTATATTAATTCGGCAATTAAGCAGGTCCGTGGCTTCATCAAGAATCTGCATCTCCACCATCCGTTATTATATGGACGCCCGAAGCATATTTACTCGATCTACCACAAAATAACCGTTCGTCATAAGTCGTTTGACCAGATTTTTGATTTCTTGGCAATGCGTGTAATCGTCGACAAGGTCAGTCAATGTTATGCCGTTTTAAGTGCTATCGAAACCCACTGGCTACCGATGCCCGGTCGATTCAAGGATTACATTGCTAACCCCAAGCCCAATGGTTACCGTTCATTACATATCACCGTCATTGGACCTAAGAAACGGCCGTTCGAAATTCAAATCAGAACCCGTAAGATGCACCACATCGCTGAATATGGTGTTGCTGCGCACTGGGCTTATAAAGCCGGCATTAAAGGCAAGGTTCATACTAACAACAACAATTCTCAATTGAACTGGTTCAAACGCATGATCGCCGTTCAGGAAAGCAAGGCTAATCAGCCGGTTTATAACCTGAAGAGTGATCTGTTCAGTAACCACGTCTACGTCTTTACCCCTAACGGTGATGTTCTTGAATTACCTAAGGGTGCCGGACCATTAGACGTCGCTTACCAAATTCATACCGAAGTTGGTAACCATGCCATGGGTGCGAAGGTCAATGGTAAGATCGTTCCGCTGGATTGTCATTTACATAATGGTGATACCGTTGCCATCATGACGTCGACGAAAGCAACGCCGAGCCGTGATTGGTACCGAATCATTAAGAGTCGGAACGCCAAACGTAAGATTCGTCAGTACTTCAAGCAGCATGATCATGACGAAAACGTTGCTGAAGGTCGCAACCAAGTTCTGCGCTCGCTTCGTGACCACAAGTATCCGGCTAACCTGATTAACTCGGATCAGATCGAAGAGATTGCTAACCGCCGTAACTTTAATTCAACGGAAGATTTGTTAGCTGCCGTTGGCTACGGTGCCGTGGGCGTTAACTCAATCGTGAACAACCTTGGTCGTTACGTAAAGGAACAACGGGCTAAACAGGATCGGTTGGATGAAGAAAAGCGGATTCAAAACGCTGCTAATTCATCTAATAAGAAAGTTGTTTTATCTCAACGTCCACATCAGTTGGAACCAGCCGACACCACTAAGAAGTCGTTCCAGGGGATTGTCATCGGTGGCATTAATAACGTTCTAGTTCGATTAAGTCACTGTTGTTATCCAGTGCCTGGGGATCCAATCGTTGGGTACATTACCCATGGCAACGGGATTTCGATTCACCGTCGTGATTGTCCGCACATCGCTGACGACAAGTCTCAGCAGCGGTTAGTGGTTGCCCATTGGTCTAACAGTAATCAAACCAGTACGTATTACGCTACTAAGTTATCGATTGATGCTTATGATCGTGGCAACCTGGTTAAAGATATTATTCAGGTCGGCAGTGAAAAAGCTGGCCAGATTATCTCGTTCTCAGGTGGTTACGATACGCAGACTGACGTTACGATGCATCTGAAGGTCGAAGTTCATAACCTTAAACAATTGAAGGACTTAATGACCGGTCTACAAAGCATCAGTAAGGTTCGTAAAGTTACCCGTGAAATGAGTAAATAA
- a CDS encoding glycoside hydrolase family 3 protein: MNKFKRIAFGLVTGLAGALLTVSIASASTNQDQNNNDDNVQDTITRQVSHMSWRQKISQMIVGANLSNNPSQAAKEVRRYQLGGVLLNGNITRDKRLDYSMQRASHNSLLIGTDQEGGEVSRLSYNPSRYPSPRAAYRRGGWRGITKAYSYSAWKLRKLGINWNYAPDADVATSGYMNQYQRSFGKGPKMTAKYISYAVPAIQHQHVAATLKHFPGYGNANKDTDFASVISNRSIAYLKRNDFLPFKAGINKDVDSVMITNIILNKVQRGVPATLSRKDISLLRNDLHFNGVIVTDSLDAKSISSYAYRHHVSPAFLAMKAGNDMIMTSGSRKYTPQLTWAVKHGKLSKKQINASVRRILTMKAKLGLNY; the protein is encoded by the coding sequence ATGAATAAATTCAAACGAATCGCTTTCGGTTTAGTAACAGGCCTTGCCGGTGCTTTACTGACGGTATCCATCGCAAGTGCCTCAACTAACCAGGATCAAAATAACAATGACGATAATGTTCAGGACACAATCACCCGCCAGGTTAGCCACATGAGCTGGCGTCAAAAGATTAGCCAGATGATAGTTGGTGCCAACCTATCCAATAATCCTAGTCAAGCTGCCAAAGAAGTCCGTCGTTACCAATTAGGAGGAGTCCTGTTAAATGGTAACATCACCCGTGATAAACGGCTTGACTACAGCATGCAACGGGCATCCCATAATTCTCTATTGATCGGTACTGATCAAGAAGGCGGTGAAGTTTCCCGACTCAGTTATAATCCAAGCCGTTATCCGTCACCACGTGCTGCTTATCGTCGTGGTGGATGGCGTGGAATCACTAAAGCTTACAGTTATTCAGCTTGGAAACTTCGTAAATTAGGCATCAACTGGAACTACGCCCCGGATGCTGACGTTGCCACTAGTGGCTACATGAATCAATACCAACGTTCTTTTGGTAAGGGTCCCAAGATGACCGCCAAATACATTAGTTATGCCGTTCCAGCCATTCAACATCAGCACGTCGCCGCAACTTTGAAGCACTTCCCAGGTTACGGCAACGCCAATAAAGATACTGATTTTGCATCCGTCATAAGTAACCGTTCCATTGCTTATTTAAAACGCAATGACTTCTTACCATTCAAAGCCGGAATCAATAAAGATGTCGATTCTGTAATGATCACCAACATCATCTTAAACAAGGTTCAACGTGGCGTTCCTGCTACTTTATCTCGTAAAGACATCAGTCTTTTAAGAAATGATTTACACTTCAACGGTGTCATCGTTACCGATAGTTTAGATGCTAAATCCATTTCTAGTTATGCGTACCGTCATCATGTTTCACCTGCTTTCTTAGCTATGAAAGCTGGCAACGATATGATCATGACGAGTGGTTCCAGAAAGTACACTCCTCAGTTAACCTGGGCTGTTAAACACGGTAAGCTTTCTAAGAAACAGATTAACGCTTCCGTTCGTAGAATTTTAACCATGAAAGCTAAGTTAGGTTTAAACTACTAA
- a CDS encoding D-alanyl-D-alanine carboxypeptidase family protein translates to MHQNNWLHNVSYYFKHILIASLALACLITVGSLAGHQINASTVYSYDNNQQVGSNDLINNRHKLYLPHASAAVAMDAQTGQIVYQKNDNQRRLIASTGKLMTLYLAGRKINNTPGAWNQNVAVNNGLRRMSYDGNDGGYHFINGHHYNVGNLMKAGIIASSNNAAIALGQWVGYTNHHFLYMENKQDRLWHLHDHFISASGLENGDLKPWGYGVKGYGNAAGNEISAKDLAVIAYHIIKDEPWFLKYSKINDMHEDGQNLYNYNEFLPDRDYPYLVKGLHVDGLKTGWTPRAGYCFVGTAQMPGHHRIITVVLHDDHQWHDSAKLMRYAYKYSKLLRN, encoded by the coding sequence ATGCATCAAAATAATTGGCTACATAATGTGTCATATTATTTTAAGCACATTTTGATAGCAAGCCTTGCGTTAGCTTGTTTAATAACGGTGGGGAGTTTAGCTGGGCATCAGATTAACGCTTCAACCGTTTACAGTTATGATAATAACCAGCAGGTTGGTAGTAACGATTTAATCAACAATCGGCATAAGCTATATTTACCACACGCTAGTGCAGCGGTCGCAATGGATGCACAAACTGGTCAGATTGTTTACCAAAAGAATGATAATCAGCGCCGTTTAATTGCGTCTACTGGTAAATTAATGACCTTATACTTAGCTGGTCGTAAGATTAACAATACGCCAGGTGCTTGGAATCAAAACGTTGCCGTTAACAATGGTCTTCGCCGGATGAGTTATGACGGTAATGATGGTGGTTACCACTTTATTAATGGTCATCATTATAACGTTGGTAATTTAATGAAGGCTGGAATTATCGCGTCATCAAATAATGCAGCAATTGCCCTAGGCCAATGGGTTGGCTACACCAACCACCACTTCTTGTACATGGAAAATAAGCAGGATCGTTTATGGCACTTACATGATCACTTTATTTCAGCTTCCGGTCTAGAAAATGGTGATTTAAAGCCATGGGGCTATGGTGTTAAAGGATATGGTAACGCTGCCGGTAACGAAATCTCCGCTAAAGACTTAGCCGTTATCGCGTATCATATCATTAAAGACGAACCATGGTTTCTGAAGTATTCTAAGATTAACGATATGCATGAAGATGGTCAGAATTTATATAATTACAACGAATTCTTACCAGATCGGGACTATCCATACTTAGTTAAAGGTCTCCATGTTGATGGGTTAAAAACCGGTTGGACACCAAGAGCTGGATACTGTTTTGTTGGTACTGCCCAAATGCCTGGACATCATCGCATTATTACCGTAGTACTACATGATGATCATCAGTGGCATGACAGCGCTAAATTAATGCGTTATGCATATAAATATTCAAAATTACTTCGGAATTAA
- a CDS encoding ABC transporter ATP-binding protein, with product MSESQEPLLKIRNMNTAYKINGHYYNAVSDINLDVHSDEILALVGESGCGKSTLAKTVMGLEDEDAKASGQIYFNGSKKNLLKISENEYNQIRGGQIGMIFQDSLSALNPLKKVGKQVGESLYYHTKLDHDARYKRVVKILGEVGLPNPELVANEFPYQLSGGMRQRVMIALAIICHPKLIIADEPTTALDVTIQAQILDLLRKIQKISHAGIILITHDLGVVAQIADRVAVMYAGQIVELGSAKQIFLDPKHPYTRSLLRSVPQRDEVGKNLYVIHGTVPPLTAMPTHGDRFAARIPWIPASAHEANPKMHDLGDGHWVRCTCYKHFYFPHEKEEKDA from the coding sequence ATGTCTGAAAGTCAAGAGCCACTGTTAAAGATTAGAAATATGAATACCGCATATAAGATCAACGGTCATTATTACAACGCCGTTTCAGATATTAATCTGGACGTTCATAGTGATGAAATCCTGGCTCTGGTTGGTGAATCTGGCTGTGGTAAAAGTACCTTAGCTAAGACCGTTATGGGCTTAGAAGATGAAGATGCTAAAGCCAGTGGCCAAATTTATTTCAATGGTAGTAAGAAAAATCTGCTTAAGATCAGTGAAAATGAATACAACCAGATCCGTGGTGGACAGATTGGAATGATCTTCCAAGATTCACTTTCAGCATTGAACCCGTTAAAGAAAGTTGGTAAACAGGTTGGTGAATCACTTTATTACCACACCAAGTTAGATCATGATGCCCGTTACAAGCGAGTCGTTAAGATCTTGGGTGAAGTTGGTTTACCTAATCCAGAATTGGTTGCTAACGAATTTCCTTACCAGTTATCTGGTGGGATGCGACAAAGAGTAATGATTGCCTTAGCGATTATTTGTCATCCGAAGTTAATTATTGCTGATGAACCTACCACCGCGTTGGATGTTACGATTCAAGCTCAGATTTTGGATCTGCTCCGTAAGATTCAAAAGATCAGTCATGCCGGGATTATCTTGATTACCCATGATTTGGGCGTCGTTGCTCAAATCGCTGATCGAGTTGCCGTTATGTATGCTGGCCAGATCGTTGAATTAGGCAGTGCTAAACAGATTTTCTTGGATCCTAAGCATCCGTACACTCGTTCATTATTACGGTCAGTTCCACAACGAGACGAAGTTGGCAAGAACTTATACGTTATTCACGGGACGGTTCCTCCGCTTACCGCAATGCCAACCCATGGCGATCGGTTCGCAGCTCGAATCCCTTGGATTCCGGCTTCAGCCCATGAAGCTAATCCTAAGATGCACGACTTAGGTGATGGACATTGGGTTCGGTGCACTTGTTACAAACACTTTTACTTTCCACATGAAAAAGAAGAAAAGGACGCGTGA
- the galE gene encoding UDP-glucose 4-epimerase GalE, which yields MTILVTGGAGYIGSHTVDCLIRRGFDVVVVDNLVTGHRQAVNPKARFYKGDVRDANFLSHVFDREHIDGVIHFASVSIVPESMRDPLHYFDDNVEGTITLLEAMRDHNVKRIVFSSSASVYGDPKRMPIKESDPKVPTNPYGETKLMMERMMNWADVAYGIHFIALRYFNVGGAKLDGSIGEDHNPETHLIPIILQVALGQRNQLQIFGDDYPTKDGTNVRDYVHVLDLANAHILAMKWLLRGGHSDIFNLGSSTGFSNLQMLQAARDVTGQPISASMAPRRPGDPSTLIADSSKARKILGWKPKYDDIHKIISSAWKWTRKHPNGYEK from the coding sequence ATGACAATTCTCGTAACCGGTGGCGCCGGCTATATTGGTTCGCATACTGTTGACTGTTTAATTCGCCGTGGCTTCGATGTCGTTGTGGTGGATAACCTGGTAACCGGTCATCGGCAGGCCGTTAATCCGAAAGCTCGTTTTTATAAGGGTGACGTTCGTGACGCTAATTTCTTAAGTCACGTTTTTGACCGTGAACACATTGACGGTGTCATTCACTTTGCTTCGGTATCGATTGTTCCCGAATCAATGCGGGATCCCTTACATTATTTTGATGATAACGTTGAAGGGACCATCACGTTATTGGAAGCGATGCGTGACCATAACGTTAAACGAATCGTCTTTTCTTCGTCCGCTTCGGTCTATGGAGATCCAAAGCGAATGCCGATTAAGGAAAGCGATCCAAAGGTTCCAACAAATCCATACGGTGAAACTAAATTAATGATGGAACGAATGATGAACTGGGCGGACGTTGCCTACGGGATTCACTTCATCGCCTTACGTTACTTTAACGTTGGTGGTGCTAAGTTAGATGGCAGTATCGGTGAAGATCATAATCCGGAGACCCATTTAATCCCGATTATTTTACAGGTTGCTCTGGGCCAACGAAATCAGCTCCAGATCTTCGGGGATGATTATCCTACTAAAGACGGGACCAACGTCCGTGATTACGTCCACGTTTTAGATTTGGCTAACGCCCACATCTTAGCTATGAAGTGGCTACTAAGGGGTGGCCATTCTGACATCTTTAATCTAGGTTCGTCGACCGGTTTTTCTAATCTTCAGATGTTGCAGGCAGCTCGTGACGTAACGGGTCAGCCAATTTCCGCCAGTATGGCACCGCGCCGTCCCGGTGATCCAAGTACGTTGATTGCGGATTCGTCGAAAGCCCGGAAAATCTTAGGCTGGAAGCCAAAGTATGATGATATTCATAAGATTATTAGCAGCGCCTGGAAGTGGACGCGAAAGCATCCAAACGGCTACGAAAAATAA
- a CDS encoding C69 family dipeptidase, whose translation MKKDLACTAILIGKDATVDGSTIVARNEDGYGPVGPKRFIVRPARDKHHNMYVSHETGAKIPLPVHAYRYTTEPSEPSTHPTYEEAGINEKNVAMSSTETTYSNQRFLGCDPLVKHGSVNEGCMLTVVLPYINSAREGVKRLGKLIETYGTGQSNGIAFSDHNEVWYMETAGGHHWVAVRIPDDSYAIAPNQINIQDIDFHDPKNYMFSNDLPEFVRKNHLNLSSDPKEFNFRNIAGTHTEADAHYNTPRAWYGHLLFSPKQMQKLGLADKPTSQNIPFIMKPEHKMTVDDVEYFLSSHYQQTPYDPFTHKNELKKQTFRSIALDRNQISHILQIRNGINPQYAAIEWIALGFFAYSPYVPFYANILKTPENYATAGNHVSMRSAYWMYKILSVIVEPHYHHFINEINTYRKACQAHAIHRIKVTDSKVKNKSLNGKKLTEFLTKASDKTADQITHQTKEVMGSLVKQALNLSDLHFESGDNL comes from the coding sequence ATGAAAAAAGATTTAGCTTGTACCGCGATTTTAATTGGTAAGGACGCTACCGTCGACGGCTCTACCATTGTCGCTCGTAACGAAGATGGTTACGGCCCGGTCGGCCCTAAACGTTTTATTGTTCGACCAGCTCGCGACAAGCACCATAATATGTATGTATCACACGAAACGGGTGCTAAAATCCCGCTTCCGGTTCATGCTTACCGTTACACGACTGAACCAAGTGAACCATCTACTCACCCGACCTACGAAGAAGCCGGCATCAATGAAAAGAACGTTGCCATGAGTTCGACCGAAACGACCTACTCTAACCAGCGTTTCTTAGGTTGTGATCCACTCGTTAAACACGGCAGCGTCAACGAAGGCTGCATGTTAACGGTCGTCTTACCTTACATCAACAGTGCCCGTGAAGGCGTTAAACGTTTAGGTAAGTTAATTGAAACTTATGGTACCGGTCAGAGTAACGGGATTGCATTTTCTGATCATAACGAAGTCTGGTACATGGAAACCGCTGGTGGTCATCACTGGGTTGCCGTCCGCATTCCTGACGATTCATACGCCATTGCCCCGAACCAGATCAATATTCAGGACATCGATTTTCACGATCCTAAGAACTACATGTTCTCCAATGATTTACCGGAATTCGTTCGTAAGAATCATTTGAACTTAAGTTCCGACCCAAAGGAATTCAACTTCCGTAACATCGCTGGTACTCATACCGAAGCGGATGCTCATTACAACACGCCTCGTGCATGGTACGGTCACTTATTGTTCTCACCAAAGCAAATGCAGAAGCTCGGTTTAGCTGACAAACCAACTAGCCAGAACATCCCGTTCATCATGAAACCTGAACACAAGATGACCGTTGACGACGTTGAATACTTCCTGTCATCTCACTACCAGCAGACTCCTTACGATCCATTCACCCACAAGAACGAACTTAAGAAACAGACCTTCCGTTCAATTGCTTTAGATCGTAACCAGATCTCACACATTTTACAGATCCGCAACGGGATTAATCCACAGTACGCCGCCATCGAATGGATTGCCTTGGGCTTCTTTGCTTACAGTCCATACGTTCCATTCTACGCCAACATTCTTAAGACGCCCGAAAACTACGCAACTGCCGGCAATCACGTTTCCATGCGCAGTGCCTACTGGATGTACAAGATCTTGTCGGTAATCGTTGAACCTCACTATCATCACTTTATTAATGAAATCAATACTTACCGAAAGGCTTGCCAGGCTCACGCAATTCACCGTATCAAAGTCACGGATTCCAAAGTTAAGAATAAATCATTAAATGGTAAGAAATTAACCGAATTCTTAACCAAGGCTTCTGATAAGACTGCTGATCAGATTACCCATCAGACTAAAGAAGTTATGGGCAGCTTAGTTAAGCAGGCTTTGAACCTATCTGATCTTCACTTTGAATCCGGAGATAATCTATAG
- a CDS encoding APC family permease, which yields MEENRNNRGKLSVLGLFALAISGIAPTGSMAYSTTATARVAGYNVPLSFLLGGLGILCVALCFAAMAKHIAGAGSAYAYNKAAFGEKGGFITGWVMVFAYFVLLISQPGLTANYVNVFLHHFGITWSINWMTFIIIVSMWIISLFGIKVTSKIAFITEGVSLLILIILSAIILIKAGMSGTIDPKPFIPHNNYGGIGQGMIFAILSYAGFEEISTVSFRAKNPKHTVPRTLIWTVILIAAFYLTVTFVEVNGFGIKNIAAFANSPSPLDALSSTYLGNAMAMVMDLAILLSGLASVLGCANACAYMMYALGANHYLPGFLGKFDENLNSPKNAVDVTMIMCAIAYAIFGVPYGYQVVYSNASTLGVMGLLIVYMMVCIGSGIYFARRSDVHFSWFRHFLIPLVGVAVLILPFLSNIYPVPKFPGNLYPYIIIIWVVIGLIVSYVKDKGDRSSVTDED from the coding sequence ATGGAAGAAAATAGAAATAATCGGGGCAAACTGTCCGTCCTTGGCCTGTTTGCCTTAGCAATCTCCGGGATTGCGCCCACCGGTTCAATGGCCTACAGTACTACAGCAACCGCTCGAGTTGCTGGATATAATGTTCCGTTGTCCTTCCTGCTTGGTGGTCTCGGGATTTTATGCGTTGCATTATGTTTTGCGGCCATGGCCAAGCACATTGCAGGTGCTGGCTCAGCTTACGCTTATAACAAAGCGGCCTTTGGTGAAAAGGGTGGCTTTATCACCGGCTGGGTAATGGTCTTTGCCTATTTTGTATTGCTGATATCTCAGCCGGGATTGACTGCTAATTACGTCAACGTCTTTTTGCATCATTTCGGAATCACATGGTCGATTAACTGGATGACTTTTATCATCATCGTGTCCATGTGGATCATCTCGTTATTTGGAATTAAGGTTACCAGTAAGATTGCCTTCATTACCGAAGGTGTATCGTTATTGATTTTGATTATTTTATCGGCCATTATCCTGATTAAGGCCGGTATGTCTGGAACAATTGATCCAAAACCGTTTATTCCGCATAATAACTACGGTGGAATTGGTCAGGGAATGATCTTTGCGATCCTTTCTTACGCTGGTTTTGAAGAGATCAGTACCGTGTCGTTCCGGGCCAAGAATCCAAAGCACACCGTTCCGAGAACTTTGATCTGGACCGTAATTTTGATTGCCGCATTCTACTTGACCGTTACTTTTGTTGAAGTTAATGGCTTTGGCATTAAGAACATTGCGGCGTTCGCCAATTCACCGTCCCCATTGGATGCATTGTCATCAACTTATTTAGGTAACGCCATGGCGATGGTAATGGACCTCGCGATTCTGTTAAGTGGTTTAGCTTCCGTTTTAGGATGTGCTAACGCCTGTGCTTACATGATGTATGCATTAGGTGCCAACCATTATTTACCGGGTTTTCTTGGTAAGTTTGATGAAAATTTAAATAGTCCTAAGAATGCAGTTGACGTTACGATGATCATGTGTGCCATTGCCTACGCCATTTTCGGTGTACCGTATGGCTATCAAGTTGTGTATTCTAACGCTTCAACGTTAGGCGTCATGGGACTATTGATCGTGTACATGATGGTTTGTATTGGTAGCGGAATTTACTTTGCTCGTCGGTCTGACGTTCATTTCTCGTGGTTCCGTCACTTCTTGATCCCGTTAGTTGGGGTTGCCGTTTTGATCTTACCGTTCTTGAGCAATATCTATCCAGTTCCAAAGTTCCCTGGTAACTTGTATCCATATATTATCATTATCTGGGTAGTAATTGGTCTGATCGTTTCTTATGTAAAGGATAAGGGCGATCGTAGTAGCGTTACTGATGAAGATTAA